A single window of Salvia splendens isolate huo1 chromosome 8, SspV2, whole genome shotgun sequence DNA harbors:
- the LOC121743397 gene encoding protein ANTAGONIST OF LIKE HETEROCHROMATIN PROTEIN 1-like isoform X3 — protein sequence MSTASSGGRMSSPTINYARLHMLLEDIMLVYHVETTILVQRYKSARTRRAKRIIVQNARRYSVLNKIPSQLEYLDRLVYLTDADCIANLRMDRNTFGRLCRILVERGGLRPGRCLGVEEMVAIFVGVLSHHKKNRIVGFHFKRSGATVSYHVNNVLGAVLSLHSVLLSKPTPIGEDCVDHRWKWFPGCLGALDGTHIDVLVSSADKPRYRTRKGHIATNTLAACNRNMQFVYLLAGWEGSARDSRVLRDAITRPGGFKVPQGCYYLCDSAYANSNGFLTPYKGVRYHLNEWGQGNAMPQDPKELFNMRHTRARNVIERAFAVLKMRWGILRSASYYPIKIQIRLIMACFLLHNFIRREMATAPVEAELDEETWEYAADEEIAAQDYVGGVDPSAEWTQKPR from the exons ATGTCGACTGCTTCTTCAG GAGGCAGGATGAGCTCTCCGACGATTAACTATGCAAGGCTCCACATGTTGCTGGAGGATATAATGCTTGTCTATCATGTTGAGACCACCATCCTCGTACAACGATATAAAAGCGCACGAACACGAAGAGCAAAACGTATAATTGTTCAGAACGCCAGGCGATATAGCGTCTTGAATAAAATACCCTCTCAATTGGAATACCTAGACCGTCTAGTTTACTTGACGGATGCCGACTGCATCGCAAATCTGCGTATGGATCGTAACACATTCGGGAGGTTGTGCCGAATTCTAGTTGAACGAGGAGGTTTGCGCCCTGGTAGGTGTCTTGGTGTCGAAGAAATGGTGGCAATCTTTGTTGGGGTCCTATCACACCATAAAAAGAATCGGATAGTAGGTTTCCATTTCAAAAGGTCAGGTGCGACAGTGTCATATCACGTCAATAATGTACTTGGTGCGGTTCTTAGCCTCCACTCCGTACTTCTCTCCAAACCAACACCCATCGGTGAAGACTGTGTAGACCATCGCTGGAAGTGGTTTCCG GGATGCTTGGGGGCGCTTGATGGGACACACATCGATGTCTTGGTGAGTAGTGCCGACAAACCCCGTTACAGAACAAGAAAAGGGCATATAGCGACCAACACCTTGGCGGCATGTAACCGCAACATGCAATTTGTTTACCTTCTAGCGGGTTGGGAGGGGTCTGCACGTGATTCCCGTGTGCTACGCGATGCTATTACCCGTCCAGGCGGTTTTAAGGTTCCGCAAG GTTGTTACTACTTGTGCGATAGCGCCTATGCGAATAGCAATGGTTTTCTAACGCCATATAAAGGTGTAAGGTACCACCTAAACGAATGGGGTCAGGGCAATGCAATGCCCCAGGACCCTAAAGAGCTTTTCAATATGAGGCATACTCGGGCAAGGAATGTAATTGAGCGAGCTTTTGCTGTTTTAAAAATGCGGTGGGGAATCCTTAGAAGTGCTTCGTATTACCCAATCAAGATACAAATACGTCTAATCATGGCATGTTTCTTATTGCACAATTTTATACGCCGAGAGATGGCAACTGCCCCTGTTGAGGCTGAACTAGACGAAGAAACTTGGGAATACGCTGCAGATGAAGAAATTGCAGCACAAGATTATGTCGGAGGGGTTGATCCCAGCGCTGAATGGACCCAAAAAC CTAGATGA
- the LOC121744119 gene encoding uncharacterized protein LOC121744119: MRYKSWPYWEAWQCIFGKDRAKGSSSENIDVAATSQRAQMASASQTNENDYHPTFEDFLGDEIPPNSSGTADKQNSSEAQSGEQQAVSTTKSGGQKRKQPSSDDALMEFLGNLHAQNNSRLETISSRIGYEFDMGKARQEVFDKLGSVDGLTLKQRYYLCNILSDKPQRMEVFMGMPMNAKLGYLLLLLDEERPSV; encoded by the coding sequence ATGCGATACAAATCGTGGCCGTACTGGGAGGCTTGGCAATGCATCTTTGGCAAAGACCGTGCTAAGGGATCGAGCTCGGAGAATATAGACGTGGCAGCTACTAGTCAGCGTGCCCAAATGGCAAGTGCTAGCCAAACTAACGAGAATGACTACCACCCCACATTTGAGGATTTCCTAGGTGATGAGATACCTCCAAATTCGTCAGGTACTGCTGATAAACAGAATAGCAGTGAAGCACAGTCCGGGGAGCAGCAAGCCGTATCAACGACCAAATCTGGCGGGCAGAAACGAAAACAGCCGTCATCTGACGACGCACTCATGGAGTTCCTTGGGAATTTGCATGCCCAGAACAATTCACGCTTGGAAACCATCTCTTCTAGGATCGGATATGAGTTCGATATGGGAAAGGCTCGTCAAGAGGTATTCGACAAGTTGGGAAGTGTCGATGGTCTTACACTTAAACAGAGGTACTACTTGTGTAACATTCTCAGTGACAAGCCCCAGCGGATGGAGGTTTTCATGGGGATGCCCATGAATGCTAAGTTGGGGTATCTGCTACTTCTCCTTGATGAAGAACGTCCTAGCGTCTAA
- the LOC121743397 gene encoding protein ANTAGONIST OF LIKE HETEROCHROMATIN PROTEIN 1-like isoform X2 gives MSSPTINYARLHMLLEDIMLVYHVETTILVQRYKSARTRRAKRIIVQNARRYSVLNKIPSQLEYLDRLVYLTDADCIANLRMDRNTFGRLCRILVERGGLRPGRCLGVEEMVAIFVGVLSHHKKNRIVGFHFKRSGATVSYHVNNVLGAVLSLHSVLLSKPTPIGEDCVDHRWKWFPGCLGALDGTHIDVLVSSADKPRYRTRKGHIATNTLAACNRNMQFVYLLAGWEGSARDSRVLRDAITRPGGFKVPQGCYYLCDSAYANSNGFLTPYKGVRYHLNEWGQGNAMPQDPKELFNMRHTRARNVIERAFAVLKMRWGILRSASYYPIKIQIRLIMACFLLHNFIRREMATAPVEAELDEETWEYAADEEIAAQDYVGGVDPSAEWTQKREALATHMWNNR, from the exons ATGAGCTCTCCGACGATTAACTATGCAAGGCTCCACATGTTGCTGGAGGATATAATGCTTGTCTATCATGTTGAGACCACCATCCTCGTACAACGATATAAAAGCGCACGAACACGAAGAGCAAAACGTATAATTGTTCAGAACGCCAGGCGATATAGCGTCTTGAATAAAATACCCTCTCAATTGGAATACCTAGACCGTCTAGTTTACTTGACGGATGCCGACTGCATCGCAAATCTGCGTATGGATCGTAACACATTCGGGAGGTTGTGCCGAATTCTAGTTGAACGAGGAGGTTTGCGCCCTGGTAGGTGTCTTGGTGTCGAAGAAATGGTGGCAATCTTTGTTGGGGTCCTATCACACCATAAAAAGAATCGGATAGTAGGTTTCCATTTCAAAAGGTCAGGTGCGACAGTGTCATATCACGTCAATAATGTACTTGGTGCGGTTCTTAGCCTCCACTCCGTACTTCTCTCCAAACCAACACCCATCGGTGAAGACTGTGTAGACCATCGCTGGAAGTGGTTTCCG GGATGCTTGGGGGCGCTTGATGGGACACACATCGATGTCTTGGTGAGTAGTGCCGACAAACCCCGTTACAGAACAAGAAAAGGGCATATAGCGACCAACACCTTGGCGGCATGTAACCGCAACATGCAATTTGTTTACCTTCTAGCGGGTTGGGAGGGGTCTGCACGTGATTCCCGTGTGCTACGCGATGCTATTACCCGTCCAGGCGGTTTTAAGGTTCCGCAAG GTTGTTACTACTTGTGCGATAGCGCCTATGCGAATAGCAATGGTTTTCTAACGCCATATAAAGGTGTAAGGTACCACCTAAACGAATGGGGTCAGGGCAATGCAATGCCCCAGGACCCTAAAGAGCTTTTCAATATGAGGCATACTCGGGCAAGGAATGTAATTGAGCGAGCTTTTGCTGTTTTAAAAATGCGGTGGGGAATCCTTAGAAGTGCTTCGTATTACCCAATCAAGATACAAATACGTCTAATCATGGCATGTTTCTTATTGCACAATTTTATACGCCGAGAGATGGCAACTGCCCCTGTTGAGGCTGAACTAGACGAAGAAACTTGGGAATACGCTGCAGATGAAGAAATTGCAGCACAAGATTATGTCGGAGGGGTTGATCCCAGCGCTGAATGGACCCAAAAACGTGAGGCCTTAGCTACTCACATGTGGAACAACAGATAG
- the LOC121744386 gene encoding uncharacterized protein LOC121744386 has protein sequence MGWVLKEFPIYFLITAGREIEKRFGVRFLEEELSARVQALHTRYLTFKEVVRQPGARWDFPTKSVTAPENVWQKLCTRNPFALAYYHEEEPHHRKLACLFGMDDVKVEDEKEVILLSDGSVTLSHDEPSCYEVSRAMEEVNSPVVIPPVTARRKLFGGIEEPEDRESTTELGIYFIDVTSDGHLRTRLEKDRSLPKKPSMANGEASTSVRVSHGSSCGSNSPNSWWPKLKN, from the exons ATGGGATGGGTTTTGAAGGAGTTCCCTATCTATTTTCTCATTACAGCTGGCCGAGAGATTGAGAAGAGGTTTGGTGTTCGCTTCTTGGAAGAGGAGCTTTCAGCCCGTGTCCAGGCGCTGCACACTCGATATCTCACCTTCAAGGAGGTGGTCAGACAGCCAGGGGCACGCTGGGATTTCCCGACTAAGTCGGTGACCGCACCCGAGAATGTTTGGCAGAAGCTATGCACG CGAAACCCATTCGCCTTAGCCTACTACCACGAAGAGGAGCCACATCACCGTAAGCTTGCATGTTTATTTGGCATGGATGATGTCAAAGTGGAGGACGAGAAGGAAGTGATTCTCCTTTCGGATGGGTCGGTGACCTTGTCCCACGATGAGCCTAGCTGCTACGAGGTGTCCAGAGCCATGGAGGAAGTTAACTCCCCTGTGGTTATCCCACCGGTCACCGCAAGGCGTAAGCTTTTTGGGGGGATAGAGGAGCCCGAAGACAGAGAATCAACAACCGAACTGGGAATATATTTCATTGATGTGACTTCGGATGGCCATTTGCGGACTAGACTGGAAAAGGATAGGTCCTTGCCAAAAAAACCATCGATGGCCAATGGCGAAGCAAGCACGTCTGTGAGGGTTTCCCACGGAAGCTCATGTGGTTCCAACTCCCCTAATAGCTGGTGGCCGAAActtaaaaactaa
- the LOC121743397 gene encoding protein ANTAGONIST OF LIKE HETEROCHROMATIN PROTEIN 1-like isoform X1, giving the protein MSTASSGGRMSSPTINYARLHMLLEDIMLVYHVETTILVQRYKSARTRRAKRIIVQNARRYSVLNKIPSQLEYLDRLVYLTDADCIANLRMDRNTFGRLCRILVERGGLRPGRCLGVEEMVAIFVGVLSHHKKNRIVGFHFKRSGATVSYHVNNVLGAVLSLHSVLLSKPTPIGEDCVDHRWKWFPGCLGALDGTHIDVLVSSADKPRYRTRKGHIATNTLAACNRNMQFVYLLAGWEGSARDSRVLRDAITRPGGFKVPQGCYYLCDSAYANSNGFLTPYKGVRYHLNEWGQGNAMPQDPKELFNMRHTRARNVIERAFAVLKMRWGILRSASYYPIKIQIRLIMACFLLHNFIRREMATAPVEAELDEETWEYAADEEIAAQDYVGGVDPSAEWTQKREALATHMWNNR; this is encoded by the exons ATGTCGACTGCTTCTTCAG GAGGCAGGATGAGCTCTCCGACGATTAACTATGCAAGGCTCCACATGTTGCTGGAGGATATAATGCTTGTCTATCATGTTGAGACCACCATCCTCGTACAACGATATAAAAGCGCACGAACACGAAGAGCAAAACGTATAATTGTTCAGAACGCCAGGCGATATAGCGTCTTGAATAAAATACCCTCTCAATTGGAATACCTAGACCGTCTAGTTTACTTGACGGATGCCGACTGCATCGCAAATCTGCGTATGGATCGTAACACATTCGGGAGGTTGTGCCGAATTCTAGTTGAACGAGGAGGTTTGCGCCCTGGTAGGTGTCTTGGTGTCGAAGAAATGGTGGCAATCTTTGTTGGGGTCCTATCACACCATAAAAAGAATCGGATAGTAGGTTTCCATTTCAAAAGGTCAGGTGCGACAGTGTCATATCACGTCAATAATGTACTTGGTGCGGTTCTTAGCCTCCACTCCGTACTTCTCTCCAAACCAACACCCATCGGTGAAGACTGTGTAGACCATCGCTGGAAGTGGTTTCCG GGATGCTTGGGGGCGCTTGATGGGACACACATCGATGTCTTGGTGAGTAGTGCCGACAAACCCCGTTACAGAACAAGAAAAGGGCATATAGCGACCAACACCTTGGCGGCATGTAACCGCAACATGCAATTTGTTTACCTTCTAGCGGGTTGGGAGGGGTCTGCACGTGATTCCCGTGTGCTACGCGATGCTATTACCCGTCCAGGCGGTTTTAAGGTTCCGCAAG GTTGTTACTACTTGTGCGATAGCGCCTATGCGAATAGCAATGGTTTTCTAACGCCATATAAAGGTGTAAGGTACCACCTAAACGAATGGGGTCAGGGCAATGCAATGCCCCAGGACCCTAAAGAGCTTTTCAATATGAGGCATACTCGGGCAAGGAATGTAATTGAGCGAGCTTTTGCTGTTTTAAAAATGCGGTGGGGAATCCTTAGAAGTGCTTCGTATTACCCAATCAAGATACAAATACGTCTAATCATGGCATGTTTCTTATTGCACAATTTTATACGCCGAGAGATGGCAACTGCCCCTGTTGAGGCTGAACTAGACGAAGAAACTTGGGAATACGCTGCAGATGAAGAAATTGCAGCACAAGATTATGTCGGAGGGGTTGATCCCAGCGCTGAATGGACCCAAAAACGTGAGGCCTTAGCTACTCACATGTGGAACAACAGATAG
- the LOC121743496 gene encoding putative rRNA methylase YtqB isoform X1 translates to MAMNMMKWCPNSYPSATHKITQLHNNLKLFRSTHSPLRSFSTQSSISTHDDVQVPSSSPFSGPSRLLQYGLNFSLYLTSFILLGLDEMMTGFIFGKKKATEVAHAVWNNVVRKGDLVVDATCGNGHDTVAMARLVADDAGRGRVFAMDLQKSALESTSSLLDHSLTPHQRGLVELYAMCHTKMEDLVPSGASVRLVVFNLGYLPGGDKKIKTESETTLLALEGAKKILARGGLISILAYVGHFGGREEFEKVRSFAAELPVDNWVCCTLQMLNRPSAPVLVLLSKK, encoded by the exons ATGGCTATGAATATGATGAAATGGTGCCCAAATTCGTACCCTTCAGCGACCCACAAAATTACTCAACTGCACAACAATCTCAAACTCTTCCGCTCCACCCACTCGCCCTTACGTTCATTCTCAACACAATCATCAATCTCGACGCACGACGATGTTCAAGTTCCCTCTTCCTCCCCCTTTTCAGGTCCCTCTCGATTGCTCCAATACGGCCTCAATTTTTCTTTGTATTTGACTTCATTTATATTATTAGGGTTGGATGAGATGATGACGGGATTCATATTCGGGAAGAAGAAGGCAACTGAAGTTGCTCACGC GGTTTGGAACAATGTCGTCCGGAAAGGGGATCTGGTGGTCGACGCCACTTGTGGCAATGGTCACGACACAGTGGCTATGGCGAGATTAGTTGCAGATGATGCCGGCAGAGGCCGCGTCTTTGCAATGGACCTTCAGAAATCTGCTTTAGAAAGCACTTCATCTTTGCTCGATCATTCACTCACTCCTCATCAG AGAGGACTCGTTGAGCTTTATGCTATGTGCCACACTAAAATGGAAGATCTTGTTCCTAGCGGTGCTTCTGTGAG GTTAGTCGTGTTCAATTTGGGGTACCTACCAGGAGGCGACAAAAAGATCAAAACAGAGTCGGAAACAACGTTACTTGCATTAGAGGGTGCCAAGAAAATCCTTGCACGCGGAGGTCTCATAAGTATACTGGCTTATGTTGGGCATTTTGGTGGAAG GGAGGAGTTCGAGAAGGTCCGGTCCTTTGCAGCTGAATTACCAGTTGATAATTGGGTGTGCTGCACACTGCAAATGCTAAACCGGCCATCGGCTCCTGTACTGGTCTTATTATCTAAGAAATGA
- the LOC121743496 gene encoding putative rRNA methylase YtqB isoform X2 produces MAMNMMKWCPNSYPSATHKITQLHNNLKLFRSTHSPLRSFSTQSSISTHDDVQVPSSSPFSGLDEMMTGFIFGKKKATEVAHAVWNNVVRKGDLVVDATCGNGHDTVAMARLVADDAGRGRVFAMDLQKSALESTSSLLDHSLTPHQRGLVELYAMCHTKMEDLVPSGASVRLVVFNLGYLPGGDKKIKTESETTLLALEGAKKILARGGLISILAYVGHFGGREEFEKVRSFAAELPVDNWVCCTLQMLNRPSAPVLVLLSKK; encoded by the exons ATGGCTATGAATATGATGAAATGGTGCCCAAATTCGTACCCTTCAGCGACCCACAAAATTACTCAACTGCACAACAATCTCAAACTCTTCCGCTCCACCCACTCGCCCTTACGTTCATTCTCAACACAATCATCAATCTCGACGCACGACGATGTTCAAGTTCCCTCTTCCTCCCCCTTTTCAG GGTTGGATGAGATGATGACGGGATTCATATTCGGGAAGAAGAAGGCAACTGAAGTTGCTCACGC GGTTTGGAACAATGTCGTCCGGAAAGGGGATCTGGTGGTCGACGCCACTTGTGGCAATGGTCACGACACAGTGGCTATGGCGAGATTAGTTGCAGATGATGCCGGCAGAGGCCGCGTCTTTGCAATGGACCTTCAGAAATCTGCTTTAGAAAGCACTTCATCTTTGCTCGATCATTCACTCACTCCTCATCAG AGAGGACTCGTTGAGCTTTATGCTATGTGCCACACTAAAATGGAAGATCTTGTTCCTAGCGGTGCTTCTGTGAG GTTAGTCGTGTTCAATTTGGGGTACCTACCAGGAGGCGACAAAAAGATCAAAACAGAGTCGGAAACAACGTTACTTGCATTAGAGGGTGCCAAGAAAATCCTTGCACGCGGAGGTCTCATAAGTATACTGGCTTATGTTGGGCATTTTGGTGGAAG GGAGGAGTTCGAGAAGGTCCGGTCCTTTGCAGCTGAATTACCAGTTGATAATTGGGTGTGCTGCACACTGCAAATGCTAAACCGGCCATCGGCTCCTGTACTGGTCTTATTATCTAAGAAATGA